In the Pseudorasbora parva isolate DD20220531a chromosome 23, ASM2467924v1, whole genome shotgun sequence genome, one interval contains:
- the prkab1a gene encoding 5'-AMP-activated protein kinase subunit beta-1a, which produces MGNTSSERAGMGQEKAHRRDSRGTKEGDRPKILMDSPEDADIFHGEDIKAPLVKEEFIDWRSDLETSEKVLALDRPTVFRWTGAGKEVYISGSFNNWTNKIPLIRSQNNFVAIVDLPEGEHQYKFFVDGQWTHDPTEPVVTNQLGTVNNFIQVKKTDFEVFDALMVDSQKCSDMSDLSSSPPGPYHQDAYVPKQEEKFKSPPILPPHLLQVILNKDTGISCDPALLPEPNHVMLNHLYALSIKDGVMVLSATHRYKKKYVTTLLYKPI; this is translated from the exons ATGGGTAACACAAGCAGTGAGAGGGCGGGGATGGGCCAGGAAAAGGCCCACAGAAGGGACAGTCGAGGAACCAAGGAAGGAGACCGTCCTAAAATCCTGATGGACAGCCCAGAAGATGCTGATATTTTTCATGGGGAGGACATCAAA GCACCATTAGTAAAAGAGGAATTCATTGACTGGAGATCAGACCTGGAGACCAGTGAAAAGGTTCTTGCGTTAGATCGACCCACTGTGTTTCGGTGGACAGGAGCTGGAAAAGAAGTCTATATTTCTGGCTCTTTTAATAATTGGACCAATAAGATTCCTTTGATTAGGAG TCAAAACAACTTTGTGGCGATTGTGGATTTGCCTGAGGGTGAACACCAGTATAAATTCTTCGTGGATGGACAGTGGACGCATGACCCAACAGAG CCTGTGGTGACCAACCAGCTCGGCACGGTCAACAACTTCATTCAGGTGAAGAAGACAGACTTTGAGGTGTTCGATGCACTCATGGTGGATTCACAGAAATGCTCGGACATGTCAG ACCTGTCCAGCTCTCCTCCTGGGCCGTACCATCAGGACGCTTACGTCCCCAAACAAGAGGAGAAATTCAAATCTCCCCCCATCCTACCCCCTCATCTCCTACAGGTTATCCTCAATAAGGACACAGGCATCTCA TGTGATCCAGCTTTGCTCCCTGAGCCCAACCACGTCATGCTCAATCACCTGTACGCTCTGTCCATTAAG GATGGTGTAATGGTTCTGAGTGCCACCCATCGGTACAAGAAGAAATATGTCACAACCCTGCTGTACAAGCCCATCTGA